One stretch of Tepiditoga spiralis DNA includes these proteins:
- a CDS encoding monovalent cation/H+ antiporter complex subunit F — translation MIENILEILLMIPIILTMTKLIVGPTSWDRLLAYASFSTKIVILMIFYTFISEQLILLDMIIVVLILNIWGILITTRFLKKVVLKDDS, via the coding sequence TTGATAGAAAATATATTAGAAATTTTATTAATGATACCAATTATATTAACAATGACAAAATTAATAGTCGGTCCTACAAGTTGGGACCGACTTTTAGCATATGCATCATTTTCAACTAAAATAGTAATTTTAATGATTTTCTATACTTTTATTAGTGAACAATTAATTCTTTTAGATATGATCATAGTTGTTTTAATATTAAATATATGGGGAATATTGATAACAACCAGATTTTTAAAAAAGGTGGTTTTAAAAGATGATAGCTGA
- a CDS encoding MnhB domain-containing protein, producing the protein MKKIIVFLLLLISFLLLLINLKTGNAISVYTAEEIKLENTSKNMVSAIVLDYRMLDTFFEVLVFTLAITGVSYYLKKLPEVKDFEFEKESGIVEIITPILFQLLALLAFYAVVTGHVGTGGGFSAGVILGTALLGVTFVKPIEDIERVFKKSKIEKYKYLTPLIIVIYGMLGKIWGGEFFCNFPILGNYGHLFSGGSAIFLNFLIGIEVFAGTWTILYKFIKHRGML; encoded by the coding sequence ATGAAAAAGATAATTGTTTTTTTATTACTATTAATTTCATTTTTATTATTATTAATTAATTTAAAAACAGGTAATGCTATTAGTGTTTATACTGCAGAAGAAATTAAATTAGAAAACACTTCAAAAAATATGGTTTCAGCAATAGTTTTAGATTATAGAATGCTGGATACTTTTTTTGAAGTCCTTGTATTCACATTAGCAATAACAGGAGTTTCTTATTATTTAAAAAAACTTCCAGAAGTAAAAGATTTTGAATTTGAAAAAGAAAGTGGAATTGTAGAAATTATAACTCCTATTTTATTTCAATTATTAGCTTTATTAGCTTTTTATGCAGTAGTTACAGGGCATGTTGGAACAGGAGGAGGTTTTTCGGCAGGAGTTATTTTAGGAACGGCATTATTAGGTGTAACTTTCGTTAAACCAATTGAAGACATTGAAAGAGTATTTAAAAAATCTAAAATAGAAAAATATAAATATTTAACACCACTTATAATAGTGATATATGGTATGCTTGGTAAAATTTGGGGAGGAGAATTCTTTTGTAATTTCCCAATACTTGGAAATTATGGTCATTTATTTAGTGGAGGATCAGCAATATTTCTAAATTTTTTAATAGGTATAGAAGTTTTTGCTGGAACATGGACAATTTTATATAAATTTATAAAACATAGAGGAATGTTGTAA
- a CDS encoding ABC transporter ATP-binding protein, whose product MNKSIKIFFHKNKKKGAILLLFLTFNLFSSFFISEKTKILMNKNFLISENTSILKLLIIIVFIYLILLLTNVFISYISHKLLYSGIKNLRNYMLSKIIDTKFEYFIKNKIGNIWGDFINSTNRVSSFYKSLILLPINIIQSIVYFYIITKSSSKIGILLLLLSLPIILFFTFFLGKKIKFHENKVLNIYRNLYGESIETFSAIKQIKLLKTKKFFTERFNKMHSLMNDEIIKTAVYSETWTSILNIFINILPILIVTITILLKNEPISQGNIIILYTFVPIFINSIKEIYNLYLSFLGITPYIKSMNDILNLEKEYSGSLILKNVNSIEFKNFSYNYDKKKIYIPDLKINSSEKVMILGESGRGKSTLFNCLIGLFSSYNGEILISNLEKKHYDINSLREKIILLSQDRVIFEGSLEKNLFFNEDNFNKNDLKRILKIVKLEKFYKNNNRNLNKDKISGGEKARINLAQAILKKPDVLLLDEVLSSLDEKMEKDILENLIKEYPNMCIVVISHRLKNSNLFDKVIDLNNKYVY is encoded by the coding sequence AAGGAGCAATCTTATTATTATTTCTAACTTTTAATTTATTTTCATCATTTTTTATATCAGAAAAAACAAAAATACTTATGAATAAGAATTTTTTAATATCAGAAAACACTTCAATTCTCAAGCTTTTAATTATTATAGTATTTATTTACTTGATTTTACTTTTAACAAATGTCTTTATATCATACATTTCTCATAAACTATTATATTCTGGAATTAAAAATTTAAGAAATTATATGCTTTCTAAAATAATAGACACAAAGTTTGAATACTTTATAAAAAATAAAATTGGAAATATTTGGGGAGATTTTATAAATTCAACTAATAGAGTTTCTTCATTTTATAAATCTTTAATTTTGTTACCAATAAACATAATACAATCAATAGTATATTTTTATATTATTACAAAGTCTAGTTCTAAAATTGGTATATTATTACTATTATTATCTTTACCAATAATTTTATTTTTTACCTTCTTTTTAGGTAAAAAAATAAAATTTCATGAAAATAAAGTTTTAAATATTTATAGAAATCTTTATGGAGAAAGTATAGAAACTTTTTCTGCAATAAAGCAAATAAAACTTCTCAAAACTAAAAAATTTTTTACTGAAAGATTTAATAAAATGCATTCTTTAATGAATGATGAAATAATAAAAACTGCTGTTTATTCGGAAACATGGACAAGTATTTTAAATATATTTATAAATATATTACCCATTTTAATAGTAACAATCACAATTCTTTTAAAAAATGAACCTATTTCTCAAGGAAATATAATTATACTATATACTTTTGTACCTATTTTTATTAATTCTATTAAAGAAATTTATAATTTATATTTATCCTTTTTAGGTATAACTCCTTATATAAAGTCTATGAATGATATTTTAAACTTAGAAAAAGAATATTCTGGAAGCTTAATTTTAAAAAATGTTAATTCTATTGAATTTAAAAATTTTTCTTATAATTATGATAAAAAAAAGATTTACATTCCAGATTTAAAAATAAATAGTTCAGAAAAAGTTATGATTTTAGGAGAAAGTGGTCGAGGAAAAAGCACTCTTTTTAACTGTTTAATAGGTTTATTTAGCTCATATAATGGAGAAATATTAATATCCAACTTGGAAAAAAAACATTATGATATCAATTCTTTAAGAGAAAAGATCATTTTGTTATCTCAAGATAGAGTCATCTTTGAAGGGTCTTTGGAAAAAAATTTGTTTTTTAATGAAGATAATTTTAATAAAAATGATCTCAAAAGAATTTTAAAAATAGTAAAACTAGAAAAATTTTATAAAAATAATAATCGTAATTTAAATAAAGATAAGATCTCTGGTGGAGAAAAAGCTAGAATAAATTTGGCTCAAGCTATTCTAAAAAAACCTGATGTCTTACTTTTAGATGAAGTTTTAAGTTCTCTAGATGAAAAAATGGAAAAAGATATTTTAGAAAATTTAATAAAAGAGTATCCAAATATGTGTATAGTAGTAATATCTCATAGATTAAAAAATTCAAATCTATTTGATAAAGTAATAGATTTAAACAATAAATACGTTTATTAA
- a CDS encoding HD-GYP domain-containing protein, with protein sequence MIFKDVDKLETWKYILASDIPSLKLKKGTIIDSSNKYLLLKNGIFTVPVLKNRAADVAVIDEKKVEKSYMDMKDLWKKLDSEDKVIDKKVEDMSEEITESVLKNFKEVLYLPLKKLKDYDEYTYTHSLNVGMVASLIGAEFGLDKKELKNLTLAGLLHDVGKSKIKYEILNAPRRLTTEEFNEIKKHVVYGKELCIKNHILDEDLIDGILHHHERYDGKGYVEGMKEKNISLFARLLTISDVFDALTSKRVYKKSWNYYRVISHIIQNSNKMFDPELVTLLIKIFGLYPPGTIVKLNDFRVGTVVASQKGNDIQPIVQIEDKVIDLKSEKKYIVDVVDEVENYEENI encoded by the coding sequence ATGATATTTAAAGATGTTGATAAATTAGAAACATGGAAATATATTCTTGCTTCTGATATACCTTCTTTAAAATTAAAAAAAGGTACAATAATTGATAGTTCTAACAAATATTTATTATTAAAAAATGGAATTTTTACAGTTCCAGTATTAAAAAATAGAGCAGCAGATGTTGCTGTAATAGATGAAAAAAAAGTAGAAAAATCATATATGGATATGAAAGATTTATGGAAAAAATTAGATAGTGAAGATAAGGTTATAGATAAAAAAGTAGAGGATATGTCCGAAGAAATAACTGAAAGTGTACTTAAAAATTTTAAAGAAGTTTTATACTTACCTTTAAAAAAATTAAAAGATTACGATGAATATACATACACACATAGTTTAAATGTTGGAATGGTTGCATCTTTAATAGGAGCTGAATTTGGATTAGATAAAAAAGAATTAAAAAACTTAACTTTAGCGGGACTCCTTCATGATGTTGGAAAATCAAAAATTAAATATGAAATCTTAAATGCTCCAAGAAGGTTGACAACAGAAGAGTTTAATGAAATAAAAAAACATGTTGTGTATGGAAAAGAGCTTTGTATAAAAAACCATATATTGGATGAAGATTTAATAGATGGTATTCTTCATCATCATGAAAGATATGATGGTAAAGGATATGTGGAGGGTATGAAAGAAAAAAATATCAGCTTATTTGCACGACTTTTAACTATTTCTGATGTTTTTGATGCGTTAACTTCGAAAAGAGTTTATAAAAAGAGTTGGAATTATTATAGAGTAATTTCTCATATAATACAAAATTCTAACAAAATGTTTGATCCAGAATTAGTTACACTTTTAATAAAAATTTTTGGACTCTATCCACCTGGAACAATAGTAAAATTAAATGATTTTAGAGTCGGTACGGTTGTTGCTTCACAAAAAGGAAATGATATACAACCAATAGTTCAAATTGAAGATAAAGTTATTGATTTAAAAAGTGAAAAAAAATATATTGTAGATGTTGTTGATGAGGTAGAAAATTATGAAGAAAATATCTGA
- a CDS encoding proton-conducting transporter membrane subunit, with protein sequence MFLLSSLLPISFGILAYIFNKKHKIFAIFSYIIEFYILIFSKFGTIIPGKWNPINGIELLYNYEIKVILLSIFLFSLINYIRIIKKYGSEFTFLWLILNGVINSFFMSRDFFNLYVHLELISMIVFLLIPLDRTEKRIWASLKYMIMSGVALNFYLIGVGIWYSVSGTLNIIEIQNYTMPIFAQTFIVTGLLIKTGSFFLGGWLPDAHAEAMKGISPILSGIVVELGYFILYYINGSFDNKIKRMLVYYAVIATIVSSIFTYFQNNFKRYLAYSTMTQMGYALLVICLKPELFPYFFIYHLFSKGFLFFIAEDLHMEKMNEKKIEVSLDTFILTALLLFNMSGIYPSTLYFIKKAIHSPIIFEINAFIFGLYFIKLLNGMKINFKIKPLKIYMFFSFFIFYFLSYNYYVFDLKKVLISYVMFIFAFVFHKILKKFNGEKFNIYKFEDTIIYQMIFVVFLMLMEVLK encoded by the coding sequence ATGTTTTTATTATCTTCGCTTTTACCAATAAGTTTTGGAATACTTGCATATATTTTTAATAAAAAACATAAAATTTTTGCTATATTTTCCTATATAATTGAATTTTATATTTTAATATTTTCAAAATTTGGAACTATTATACCTGGAAAATGGAATCCAATAAATGGAATAGAACTTTTATATAATTATGAAATTAAAGTTATTTTATTATCAATATTTTTATTTTCTTTAATAAATTATATAAGAATAATTAAAAAATATGGAAGTGAATTTACATTTTTATGGTTAATCTTAAATGGTGTAATAAATAGTTTTTTTATGAGTAGAGATTTTTTTAATTTATATGTTCATCTTGAATTAATTTCAATGATAGTATTTCTTTTAATACCTTTAGATAGAACTGAAAAAAGAATTTGGGCATCATTGAAATACATGATAATGAGTGGAGTAGCATTAAATTTTTATTTAATAGGGGTAGGGATTTGGTATTCTGTATCTGGTACATTAAATATTATTGAAATACAAAATTATACAATGCCTATTTTTGCTCAAACTTTTATAGTGACGGGTCTTTTAATAAAAACAGGATCCTTTTTTTTGGGAGGCTGGTTACCAGATGCCCATGCTGAAGCTATGAAAGGAATATCGCCTATTTTATCTGGTATAGTTGTTGAGCTTGGATATTTTATACTTTATTATATTAATGGTTCTTTTGATAATAAGATAAAAAGAATGTTAGTATATTATGCAGTAATAGCAACAATTGTATCGTCTATTTTTACATACTTTCAAAATAATTTTAAAAGATATTTGGCATATTCAACAATGACACAAATGGGTTATGCATTACTTGTAATATGTTTAAAACCAGAATTATTTCCTTATTTTTTTATATATCATTTATTTTCAAAAGGATTTTTATTTTTTATAGCAGAAGATTTGCATATGGAAAAAATGAATGAAAAAAAGATAGAAGTAAGTTTAGATACTTTTATTTTAACTGCATTGCTATTATTTAATATGAGCGGTATTTATCCTTCAACATTATATTTTATAAAAAAAGCAATACATTCTCCAATAATTTTTGAAATAAATGCATTCATATTTGGTCTTTATTTTATAAAATTATTAAATGGGATGAAAATAAACTTTAAAATAAAACCATTAAAAATATATATGTTTTTTTCATTTTTCATTTTTTACTTTTTGAGTTATAATTATTATGTATTTGATTTAAAAAAAGTTTTAATATCTTATGTGATGTTTATTTTTGCTTTTGTATTTCATAAAATTTTAAAAAAATTCAATGGAGAAAAATTTAATATATATAAATTTGAAGATACAATTATTTATCAAATGATATTTGTAGTATTTCTCATGCTAATGGAGGTGTTAAAATGA
- a CDS encoding Na(+)/H(+) antiporter subunit B, protein MTITIYFLFLILIVISFYILFQKKHINTLLAYGSFGIALSGIFFIMNAPEVAIVEITIGSAFVFFIYLIALKKTATLKVLYVETPYLIEIKKGNLYGFEYYILDTFLKKRGYEAEYIKVDPEKSLSKLKKNGDILIGGIVVEDKIEGIHVSETHLPTKILKIGNSLKTTHGILYNNLEQKMINELKKDFVIDVIRYKHLMYKGKKFDDIEEVKKTGYKIIFNEKNAFLIKDFNEYINEIKENEKLYNELVRRYIG, encoded by the coding sequence ATGACAATAACAATTTATTTTTTATTTTTAATTTTAATTGTAATATCTTTTTATATTTTATTTCAAAAAAAACATATAAATACTCTTTTAGCTTATGGAAGTTTTGGAATAGCTTTATCTGGTATATTTTTTATAATGAATGCACCAGAAGTAGCAATAGTCGAAATAACAATAGGATCAGCATTTGTTTTTTTTATATACTTAATAGCTTTAAAGAAAACAGCAACTTTGAAAGTATTGTATGTAGAAACACCTTATTTAATTGAAATAAAAAAAGGAAATTTGTATGGATTTGAATATTATATACTAGATACTTTTTTAAAAAAAAGAGGTTATGAAGCTGAATACATAAAAGTAGATCCAGAAAAATCTTTAAGCAAATTAAAAAAAAATGGAGATATTTTAATAGGTGGAATAGTTGTTGAAGATAAAATTGAAGGTATACATGTTTCAGAAACTCATTTACCTACTAAAATATTAAAAATAGGAAATTCTTTAAAGACAACACACGGAATTTTATACAATAATTTAGAACAAAAAATGATAAATGAACTAAAAAAAGATTTTGTAATAGATGTAATAAGATATAAACATTTGATGTATAAAGGAAAAAAATTTGATGATATAGAAGAAGTAAAAAAAACTGGATACAAAATAATTTTTAATGAAAAAAATGCATTTTTAATAAAAGATTTTAACGAATATATAAATGAAATAAAAGAAAATGAAAAATTATATAATGAATTAGTAAGAAGGTATATAGGATGA
- a CDS encoding metal-dependent transcriptional regulator, giving the protein MKKISESLENYLRAIYILHIDGKIPRIRDISKMLEVRDASAFDAIKRLENMDYVSHEKYGYIDLTEKGLAEAESVYRKYITLIDFFVNILNISKEQSYKLSCGVEHHMTEDFYVSLEAMMIFLKRNPIEYRKLKDFIKKYKKEMPHVFRKTLEELNVGEESEIINISCNNEKKEQIFKLGLFPGINFLVKSKNETSIELEINSKTIRVLLEDAMYVIVK; this is encoded by the coding sequence ATGAAGAAAATATCTGAGAGTTTAGAAAATTATTTAAGAGCAATATATATATTACATATTGATGGGAAAATCCCAAGAATAAGAGATATATCTAAAATGCTTGAAGTTAGGGACGCTTCAGCTTTTGATGCTATAAAAAGACTTGAAAATATGGATTATGTTTCACATGAAAAATATGGATATATTGATTTAACAGAAAAAGGTTTAGCAGAAGCCGAAAGTGTTTATAGAAAATATATAACCTTAATAGATTTTTTTGTAAATATTCTTAATATTTCAAAAGAACAATCTTATAAATTATCTTGTGGTGTAGAACATCATATGACAGAAGATTTTTATGTTTCTCTTGAAGCAATGATGATATTTTTAAAGAGAAATCCAATAGAATATAGAAAACTAAAAGATTTTATAAAAAAATATAAAAAAGAAATGCCACATGTATTTAGAAAAACATTAGAAGAACTTAATGTTGGAGAAGAATCTGAAATAATAAATATATCTTGTAATAATGAAAAAAAAGAACAAATCTTTAAATTAGGGCTTTTTCCAGGAATAAATTTCTTAGTAAAAAGCAAAAATGAAACAAGTATAGAATTAGAAATTAATTCTAAAACTATAAGAGTATTACTTGAAGATGCAATGTATGTTATAGTTAAATAG
- a CDS encoding purine-nucleoside phosphorylase has product MVGRVKKAVEYILEKIEEKPIIGLILGSGLGYIADKIENKKEIKYEDIPYFPNSTVSGHEGKLIIGNLEGIPVIALKGRFHAYEGHKLSKIIFPVYVMKELGVRGLILTNAAGGINRTFKPGDIVANTDFINFAINPLIGPNDEELGPRFPSMAKPIDKKWFERIKINCFENGIEIKEGTYIWMLGPTYETPAEIKMAANFGADLVGMSTVPEVIAANHTGIKVVSFSAVTNMAAGILPKPLNHKEVIEVADKIKDKFELVVKTSIKLF; this is encoded by the coding sequence ATGGTTGGAAGAGTAAAGAAAGCTGTAGAATATATTTTAGAAAAAATTGAAGAAAAACCAATTATTGGTTTGATTTTAGGATCTGGATTAGGCTATATTGCAGATAAAATTGAAAATAAAAAAGAAATAAAATATGAAGATATACCTTACTTTCCAAATTCAACGGTTTCTGGTCATGAAGGAAAGTTAATAATAGGAAATTTAGAAGGTATTCCTGTAATAGCATTAAAAGGAAGATTTCATGCTTATGAAGGTCACAAATTAAGTAAAATAATTTTTCCAGTATATGTAATGAAAGAACTTGGTGTAAGAGGATTAATTTTAACTAATGCAGCTGGTGGTATCAATAGAACATTTAAACCGGGAGATATAGTAGCAAATACTGATTTCATAAATTTTGCTATAAATCCTCTTATAGGTCCTAATGATGAAGAACTTGGGCCAAGATTTCCATCTATGGCGAAACCAATAGATAAAAAATGGTTTGAAAGAATAAAGATTAACTGTTTTGAAAATGGTATAGAAATAAAAGAAGGGACTTATATATGGATGCTTGGACCAACATATGAAACACCAGCAGAAATAAAGATGGCTGCAAATTTTGGAGCAGATTTAGTTGGAATGTCTACGGTTCCAGAAGTAATAGCTGCAAATCACACAGGAATAAAAGTTGTATCTTTTTCTGCTGTTACAAATATGGCAGCTGGAATACTACCAAAACCATTGAATCATAAAGAAGTAATTGAAGTTGCAGACAAAATAAAAGATAAATTTGAATTAGTTGTAAAAACATCAATTAAATTGTTTTAG
- a CDS encoding DHH family phosphoesterase, whose translation MIDEVIKEINRADTILVAGHIMPDGDDVSSICSLVMGLEKYGKKVIGAIDDEIPGYLEELPILKEKIRDFDCVKNTPADLIIIVDASSPDRVGRIQELFEYKRIVVIDHHATNLNFGHVNWVDATSASTAQLVFKLNQKLGVKYDEELATINLLGVATDTGFFKYSNTNAQVFEDVSKLVSFGGNISYITNAILENKPIENVLLFKDVIENLKFKKDKKIAYTYVSLDMLKKYNILPKNTPPFVGDLRSLKGVEVAIVFNEHEKNVFHTSMRSKKYFDVSEVALHFGGGGHVRAAGFSKESDNIEKLMEEVTDYIAEKMEK comes from the coding sequence ATGATAGACGAAGTAATAAAAGAAATCAATAGAGCTGATACAATATTAGTAGCAGGTCATATTATGCCAGATGGTGATGATGTTTCATCTATATGTTCATTGGTAATGGGATTAGAAAAATATGGTAAAAAAGTTATTGGGGCAATAGATGATGAAATACCAGGATATTTAGAAGAATTACCAATTTTAAAAGAAAAAATAAGAGATTTTGATTGTGTAAAAAATACTCCAGCTGATTTAATAATAATAGTAGATGCTTCTTCACCAGATAGAGTTGGAAGAATACAAGAGTTATTTGAATATAAAAGAATAGTTGTTATAGATCATCATGCAACAAACTTAAATTTTGGACATGTAAATTGGGTAGATGCAACATCTGCATCAACAGCACAATTAGTTTTTAAATTAAATCAAAAACTTGGAGTTAAATATGATGAAGAATTAGCAACAATAAATCTTTTAGGTGTAGCAACTGACACAGGATTTTTTAAATATTCAAATACAAATGCACAAGTATTTGAAGATGTATCGAAATTAGTATCTTTTGGTGGAAATATTTCGTACATCACAAATGCAATATTAGAAAATAAACCTATAGAAAATGTTCTTTTATTTAAAGATGTTATAGAAAATCTTAAATTTAAAAAAGATAAAAAAATAGCTTATACTTATGTAAGTTTAGATATGTTAAAAAAATATAATATATTACCTAAAAACACACCACCATTTGTAGGTGATTTAAGATCATTAAAGGGTGTTGAAGTTGCAATTGTTTTTAATGAACATGAAAAAAATGTTTTTCATACTTCAATGAGATCAAAAAAATACTTTGATGTTTCAGAAGTTGCGTTACATTTTGGTGGTGGTGGACATGTTAGAGCTGCTGGATTTTCAAAAGAATCAGATAATATAGAAAAGTTAATGGAAGAAGTTACAGATTATATAGCAGAAAAAATGGAGAAATAA
- a CDS encoding cation:proton antiporter subunit C, with amino-acid sequence MLTYELFSIFICFIGLSGVILKKDIILKLMNLGVFQGGVVLFFVSLAYKGKAPMITEGVTKYSDPLIHSFLLTVVVIGFANLALILVFSMILSNKLKTYRIDELEKKINKGR; translated from the coding sequence GTGCTTACTTACGAATTATTTTCAATATTTATATGTTTTATAGGACTATCAGGTGTTATACTAAAAAAAGATATAATATTAAAATTAATGAATTTAGGTGTTTTTCAAGGTGGTGTTGTATTGTTTTTTGTAAGTTTAGCGTATAAAGGAAAAGCTCCAATGATTACTGAAGGAGTTACAAAATATTCTGATCCACTTATACATTCATTTTTACTTACAGTAGTTGTAATTGGATTTGCAAATTTAGCTTTAATCTTAGTATTTTCTATGATTTTATCTAATAAATTAAAGACATATAGAATAGATGAATTAGAAAAAAAGATTAATAAAGGTAGGTAA
- a CDS encoding monovalent cation/H(+) antiporter subunit G, with the protein MIADILIIFGLFLFITGSLGFFTMKDIFSQIQAVGISDTVGLFTIVIAFIIKYPEEIGRLLLIGILTLILNPVISHVIAQGASESGLKIGGKEK; encoded by the coding sequence ATGATAGCTGATATTTTAATCATATTTGGACTTTTTTTATTTATAACTGGAAGTTTAGGTTTTTTTACAATGAAAGATATATTTTCTCAAATTCAAGCAGTTGGAATTTCAGATACCGTTGGGCTTTTTACAATTGTAATAGCCTTTATAATAAAATATCCAGAAGAAATTGGAAGATTACTTTTAATAGGTATTTTAACATTAATTTTAAATCCAGTTATTTCTCATGTAATAGCTCAAGGAGCTAGTGAAAGTGGTTTGAAAATAGGTGGTAAAGAAAAATGA
- a CDS encoding Na+/H+ antiporter subunit E — MIYIFLFSIWLLLMGDFSDLSITLGVFSVLITLYLTKVFFNKKIVGTVEIFISAVGIVVEMYKNTFKFIPLIYGKHYSGISYLDVKNKSKIEKAAIANCITLTPKTLFLKEEDNKLLIHKVARTNEEAHSKDGIWDGELF, encoded by the coding sequence ATGATATATATTTTCTTATTTTCTATATGGTTACTTTTAATGGGTGATTTTTCAGACTTATCAATAACACTTGGAGTTTTTTCTGTTTTAATAACTCTTTATTTAACAAAAGTTTTTTTTAATAAGAAAATTGTTGGTACAGTTGAAATATTTATTTCAGCAGTTGGTATTGTTGTTGAAATGTATAAAAATACATTTAAATTTATTCCATTAATATATGGAAAACATTATTCGGGTATATCTTATTTAGATGTAAAAAACAAAAGTAAAATTGAAAAAGCAGCAATAGCAAATTGTATTACTTTAACTCCAAAAACTTTATTTTTAAAAGAAGAAGACAATAAATTATTGATACATAAAGTTGCTAGAACTAATGAAGAAGCTCATTCAAAGGATGGAATATGGGATGGTGAACTCTTTTGA
- a CDS encoding HD domain-containing phosphohydrolase produces the protein MKKIKIRNLKPGLILAENLTKDSIILLTQGTVVTEKDIERLKRYKVDELYIYDEDDFQKESNIKIEFKEIPPVIESKKYNAWNEQFDKVLDITKIQEDTSELNDMVEDIYSTFLEKDEIFLNLFHSIGDKALQSHSINTSIISSIISIHLKMPKIFSDQLLKLSLIHDMGYAFIDKRIVFDYEETQSKYVKSHLISGYKAFENLKKQLSKEVVNSIIAHHERYDGNGILMGLKGEKISPLIRIMQIGDAYDSLIEIKKTPYEAMSYLLKNSGKIFDPYYVSTFFSIAGLYPTGTKVLLNNNEVGVVMKKGKAAVFPIINLNGHIIETGPKSGVYIKEVIG, from the coding sequence ATGAAAAAAATAAAGATAAGAAATTTGAAACCAGGATTAATCTTGGCTGAAAATTTGACAAAAGACTCAATAATTCTTTTGACGCAGGGGACTGTAGTTACTGAAAAAGATATAGAAAGATTAAAACGCTATAAAGTTGATGAATTATATATTTATGATGAAGATGATTTTCAAAAAGAAAGTAATATAAAAATAGAGTTTAAAGAAATTCCACCAGTTATAGAATCAAAAAAATATAATGCGTGGAATGAACAATTTGATAAAGTTCTTGATATAACTAAAATACAAGAAGATACATCTGAATTAAATGATATGGTTGAAGATATTTATAGTACATTTTTAGAAAAAGATGAAATTTTTTTGAATTTATTTCATTCGATTGGAGATAAAGCGTTACAATCACATTCTATAAATACTTCTATAATATCTTCTATAATATCAATACATTTGAAAATGCCAAAAATATTTTCAGATCAGCTATTAAAATTGAGTTTAATACATGATATGGGGTATGCTTTTATAGACAAAAGAATCGTTTTTGATTATGAAGAAACACAGAGTAAATATGTTAAGTCACATTTAATATCTGGATATAAAGCATTTGAAAATTTAAAAAAGCAACTTTCTAAAGAAGTTGTTAATTCTATAATAGCTCATCATGAAAGATATGATGGTAATGGAATATTAATGGGATTAAAAGGAGAAAAAATAAGTCCATTAATTAGAATTATGCAAATTGGTGATGCTTATGATTCACTCATAGAAATAAAAAAGACTCCATATGAAGCAATGAGTTATTTATTAAAAAATTCTGGGAAAATATTTGATCCATATTATGTTAGCACTTTTTTCTCAATAGCTGGATTATATCCAACGGGAACTAAGGTTTTACTTAATAATAATGAAGTTGGAGTCGTTATGAAAAAAGGAAAAGCTGCTGTATTCCCTATAATAAACTTAAATGGACATATAATTGAAACTGGTCCAAAGTCTGGTGTTTATATTAAAGAGGTAATTGGATAA